A genomic segment from Nitrospinota bacterium encodes:
- the mgtE gene encoding magnesium transporter produces MKKNQAFVSVTQKYFQQDPVAAARTLETMPEEDAIEIFKFLPASVVAEAMKYLNDSYAASLMERLPEANFAQITAYLDSEKTTSILMQVSSEKREVLLGIIDEKKKSEIQELLTYPEGSAGRLMTTKVIAFNENVLQRDAIQKIRRLSAKGFPDSYIYVVDEGNHLKGVMNMRDMLLAHGTDKLAQHMRTDVLAIDCFADSSEILAKLKEHHFFAAPVVDANKRLLGIIKTENLIKEIKESTTEDIQKMVGASGHERAFSPIKDSIKSRLPWLHINLATAFLAASVVSLFEDIIAKITVLAIYLPVVAGQGGNAGAQSLAVVMRGIVMREIPPAKVKALIIKESTIGLINGVVVGIVTGLVAWFWKSNPMLGFVIGLGMLINLVVAGFAGAFIPIAMKSLRLDPAQSSSIILTTITDIVGFFAFLGLAVIFQRFLI; encoded by the coding sequence ATGAAAAAAAATCAGGCCTTTGTATCTGTCACGCAAAAGTATTTTCAGCAGGATCCGGTCGCCGCGGCGAGGACGCTGGAAACAATGCCGGAAGAGGATGCGATCGAAATATTCAAGTTCCTCCCGGCTTCGGTTGTAGCCGAAGCAATGAAATATCTGAATGACTCATACGCCGCTTCGCTGATGGAGCGCCTGCCTGAGGCCAATTTCGCGCAGATAACCGCCTATCTTGATTCCGAGAAAACAACTTCGATCCTGATGCAGGTCTCTTCCGAGAAAAGGGAAGTTCTCCTGGGGATCATCGACGAGAAAAAGAAAAGCGAGATACAGGAGCTTCTAACCTATCCAGAAGGGAGCGCCGGAAGGCTGATGACGACAAAGGTAATAGCGTTTAACGAAAACGTCCTGCAGCGCGACGCAATTCAGAAGATTCGAAGGCTGTCGGCAAAAGGTTTTCCCGATTCGTATATATATGTCGTGGATGAAGGAAATCACCTCAAAGGGGTTATGAACATGCGCGACATGCTTCTCGCCCACGGGACGGACAAGCTCGCTCAGCATATGCGCACGGATGTTCTAGCTATCGACTGCTTTGCCGACAGTTCAGAAATATTGGCAAAGCTGAAGGAGCATCATTTTTTTGCCGCGCCGGTTGTCGACGCAAACAAAAGACTCCTCGGCATCATCAAGACGGAAAATCTTATAAAGGAGATAAAGGAATCCACCACGGAGGATATCCAGAAAATGGTCGGCGCAAGCGGTCATGAGAGGGCTTTCTCTCCCATCAAGGATTCGATAAAAAGCCGCCTCCCCTGGCTCCATATCAATCTTGCTACTGCGTTTCTCGCCGCGTCAGTAGTCTCGCTGTTTGAGGATATCATCGCGAAGATAACAGTCTTGGCTATCTATCTCCCTGTCGTAGCCGGGCAGGGGGGGAACGCGGGGGCGCAATCGCTTGCCGTTGTAATGAGGGGGATAGTAATGCGCGAGATACCTCCTGCCAAGGTGAAGGCCCTTATCATAAAGGAGTCGACCATCGGCCTTATCAACGGCGTGGTAGTCGGTATAGTTACAGGGCTCGTCGCGTGGTTCTGGAAGTCGAACCCGATGCTCGGATTCGTCATCGGTCTTGGCATGCTGATCAACCTGGTGGTTGCCGGATTCGCCGGGGCGTTCATCCCGATAGCCATGAAAAGCCTCCGCCTTGATCCAGCGCAAAGTTCAAGCATCATCCTCACCACGATCACCGATATCGTAGGATTCTTCGCCTTTCTCGGTCTTGCGGTTATCTTTCAGCGCTTCCTTATTTAG